The region GTAAAGGAGTCCATGCTAATCATCTTTTTTTACCACTTATGCCAGTAGCAGGGCCTGACCAGGTCTTGTCTGTGGTCAGTCAgtgtattagactgctgtgccacccaaaatcccacatacatttttaaattttaattgaTCATACAAAGTCACAATAAAGCCTTATTGTGaccatataaaaataaaaacacgttGACCTATAAAGTAAAAAGTGTTCGTGAGGTTTTCTCATGAATTTATTTTAATCtgagaaaagaaaaacacatctCAATGCTTTGCCCCTCTAGGAACACCAGGTAATATTCTCACCTCCTGTCCATTGTTTACATTTGAAGCAGCTACTGAAGAGAATATTTCCTTTTGATATTTTTACTTCTTGGGTTCCCTCTGCAAATTTACATTTGGCAgcgcggtggctcagtgggtatcagtgtcacctcacggcaagaaggtcctgggttcgatccccaggtggggtagactgggtcctttctgtgtggagtttgcatgttctccttgtggcTGCGTGGGCAAAAtcgtccacgactgtgtttgacattaaagttgAACTGACGAATCTTGtgcaaccagtaactaccgtttatgtcatgaatgtaaccaaagtgtaaaacaagacgttaaaatcctattaaataaataaatgaaccccCAACCAGGAACCTTTTAGTCTCATCTGGGTATTATTGCGGGTCCTGCACAGGTTCAGGGTCCTAAGCACCAGAGTTCGAACCTTGCCTTGGTCACTGTCAGTGAGGAATTACTCCAGGTACTCTGATTGACTTTTTTTGCTGTACAGGTTGCAAATCACCTCGACCATGATCAGTATGATGATCAGTTATTATTGAAAATGAACGAAtccataaattaataaatgtgttacagggcggcacagtggctaagtgggtatcactgtcgcctcacagcaagaaggtcctgggttcgatccccaggtggggcggtccgggtcctttctgtgtggagtttgcatgttctccttgtggctgcgtgggtttcctcccacagtctaaagacgtgcaagtgagatgaattggagatacaaaagtgtttggcattaaacttgaactggtgaatcttgtgtaaccagtagctACCATTTctgtcttgaatgtaaccaaaagtgtaaaacatgacgttaaaatcctaataaataaataaatgaaccccCAACAAGGAACCTTTTAGTCTCATCCTGGTATTATTGTGGGTCCTGCACAGGTTCAGGGTACTGAGCACCTGGGTTCGAACCTTGCCTCGGTCATTACTCCAGGTACTCTGatttactttttgattttgctGTACAGGTTGCGAATCACCTCGACCATGATCAGTATGGTGTTATTATCGATGTAAAATAAACTAATCCATGAAGTAATAAATGTAACTTGTCTAACACGGTGTGTTACATCTGGACTGGTTGGTAGTGTGAGTCAGTGCGTTCGCCTGACGTCACATCCGCTCTCTCTCGGTTTGGCTAGGCTCGGCCAGCAGAAGCATGTCGGATACCGGTGTGTTAGAAGCGGTGCTGCGGCTGGTGGAGAAGGCTGACGATGGCATTGACAGCCTGGATGTGGCCGGTAGTCTCGGCGTGGACCATCAGGTGGTTGTCGGGGCTGTAAAGAGTCTCCAGTCCTTGGGGGAGGTTAGTATTAAACGCCCTAGCCTAAcgtatgctaagctaactgtaGCTCATTCACTCTGCATGGACTGATGCAATAGCTGCTGATGCCTGATTAATCATCTGCTCTTGTTTCATATTAATGTAATAAGTGTATAAATtatatcataataaataaatggtatgtacacagtacagtaaataataacaacactgtATAGCTGTCACCTGCCAACACTTATTAATCCAATTAGACGGAAGACAAACGTCAGAATTAGCTGTTATAACAATGTTGTGACCACACAGTCACATAGTGAccaaatatagaaaataaacgTACAAATCGATTTCAGAAACCTTATTTAAACAtatgtgggtggcacggtggctcagtagcactgtcacctcacagtaagaaggtcctgggttcgatttcaaGGTGGAgcggttttgcatgttctccccatgttcacAAACCCCGACTATGTGGTCACAACATTGTTATAACAGCTAATTTTGACATCTGTCCTTCATCTGATTAGGTTAATGAGTGTTGGCAGATGACAGATATACagtgttgttattgtttactgTACTGTCtacataacatttatttattattatataacttaTACATCccaggtttcctccgggagctccggtttcctcccacagtccaaagacgtgcaagtgaggtgaattggggactgtgtttgacaataaacttgtaaactgatgaatcttgtgtattgagtaactactgtttctgtcatgtaaccgaagtgtgtaacatggcgttaaaatccttttaaaaaaataaataaacatacggGACTTGTATGGGACATGGATGTCCATGGTAGTCTTaggttttaaataattttgCTACCGATTTTCTGCACGTTTTACATAAAAAGTTGTGCATTCAAGTGTAGGTTCTGCAGGactgtttattaattaaaataaacaaagaacacttactaattatttaaatatttcaccAATGCACACACATTATTCAATGTGCATTTTCAACCACAATTTAAAACCTGAAGTACAGAAGTCTGTGCCATAAACCAGTGATTATCAAATGGCTCTGGGTTTTCTGGACCAAGAGATCCCAGAATAAAAACTTTTGTCTACGATGTAAAACTAATATTAGTATCTTAGTTTAGTCCAACACTAAGCCTAATCATCTTTGTGAAGATTAACATGGCCCTTTTGtgcttttttgctttttaacaCATGCTTATTACTAACAATCATCTCCACATGTCAGTCATGGTTTGTGTTAGTGCAGTCCTTTTGCATctcatgaatggatgaatgtattTACAGGTAATTAATGCGGAACAGCGCTCCTCCAAACACTGGGAGCTGACTGGAGAGGGACGTGAGATCGCTGAAAAAGGAAGCCATGAGGCCCAAGTGTTTAATGCCATCCCTGAAGACGGACTGCCCCAGAGCCAGCTCATGGTACGTACAAGGGAGCAGGCTGGACAAACTGCTACTACTGGctctaaaataataacattttattattatggcaTAAACAGATTTAACCCATATGTACCATTACTGcatttccttttttgtttttagaaaCTGCCTACTGGAAAAGTTGGCTTCAGCAAGGCCATGTCCAACAAATGGATCCGTGTGGATAAAGGTCATGAGGGCGGCCCCAGAGTGTTCAGAGCtgtgggtttgtttttgttgtaaatcTTTGTTACTCAAGAATCCTGGTTGGTAGATTgtgcatgaaaatgaaatgttatttttatgtacTCAATGCAAGGCTGTTTCACTGTTATATTGCAGGTGGAGAGTATTGAGGACACAGTGAGGGTGAAACTGCAGCAGGTACAGAAAGGTCAGACCTCTCAGCTAGAGGAGAAAGAAAAGAATGAACTAAAAAAACGGAAACTGCTCACTGAAGTGTAAGATACACcttgtttgttttgttattgatACATTCTTAATACTAGTACAAAAATGCTACAAAAATTTCTAACTGCAATGTTTCCATTTCAGCCCAGCAGGACTGTTAGTGATGATAAATATAAAAACCATTTATGTTAACTTGTTTCAGAACGATCAAGTCCTACTGGATCACCAAAGGAAGTAACTTCAGCACCACAATCACCAAGCAGGAGACTGAACTTACTCCAGAGATGATTGCCAGGTGAGTCCGGTCCTGTTGCAGCAACTAGAAGTATTAGTACATGTGACTCgtctttgcattttttatttaaaatcaataacAGCATTGCAGTTTTGATGAGTGCCAGGAACAACAACGTGAACTCAGCCTTAAGCGGAAAGAAACTGTAGTGCTAAATCAGTTACACTAATAACATGTCACATCTCTCTCACTGTTTTAGTGGAAGCTGGAAGGAGAAAAAGTTTAAGCCCTATAACTTTGAAGCAATGGGGGTTGCTCCTGAATGTGGTCATTTGCACCCGCTAATGAAGGTTCGGACGCAGTTCAGGCAGATCTTCCTGGAGATGGGGTCAGTCTGAAAAGCATGAACACAAGCAGtcattgattactttattacaGTTCTTTTCCTTACTATTCTTACATTCTCAGTGActttattgggatttttttgtaattaaattaatattttattttccttgTCTTGTAGATTCACTGAGATGCCCACCAATAACTTTATCGAGAGCTCTTTCTGGAACTTTGACTCTCTGTTTCAGCCCCAACAGCACCCTGCTAGAGATCAGCATGATACATTTTTCCTGTCTGGTAAGATTTCTTAAACTTGAGCCTTGAACCTAGAGCCATCATTTCCAGGGGTCCAAAAGAGCATAGTTGTCCATATTTCTGGATGAAAGGATTGAATTACCTCTTAGTACCCTGATTCTGCACCAATGGTTGGGAGAGAGATCTGTAGCTGTGCTCTCCGTACAGCTTGCAGATTATTGTTAAATTATAAGCTGTCTGTAGATTCTCAACTCTAAAAATGCCTTGACGCTACCTTTGATGCTATATAATAAATTCCTTTTTAAAAGAGTTGCCAATACATGACCTCCATTTAGGCTAACTCACCTCAATATGCATGTCTCTACACACGCTGTGTATTTAGTGGGGTTTGTCTCCTTTGTGTGTTTCAGATCCAGCAGTGTCTCATAACTTTCCTCAAGACTACCTGGACAGGGTAAAAAAGGTCCATTCTGAAGGAGGATATGGGTCGCAAGGGTAAGAcaacatttacttatttaacatACTTACTAAGGACATCAGTGATTAACCAGTTAACCTATAATCGGCAAAGAAGTCACAGGTTGATTAATGCTGTCAGTTAAAATATCATTTTGCATGAACCAATGTGTTTTTAACACTGATGAACACTCAGTCCTTCCCATTGTCTTGGTCAGGTACAAATATGACTGGAAGATTGAAGAAGCTCAGAAGAACATCCTCCGAACACACACCACAGCCGTGAGCGCACGCATGCTGTACAAACTAGCACGGCAGGTATTTCTCTGACTCCTAACAGCTTACCAAAACGCTCATTTCAAATCAGATCATTGTTTACCCCTATATTACAGTTCTTATCATCTATACAAGACATATGCTtctgtttctttaaataaaacatttaatatagaatagaatagaatagaatagaatgcctttattgtcattgcacagtgcacaacgaaattttttgagcatctccttgacggtacatgtatgtacacacagacatatatatacacatgtatttacaaaataaacatatacacatctagatacagaaataaacgtgtggttttaagaactttccagaaaagaaaagaagaagaaggttattgcacggtctctataaattgcacattatttcctaggatgtaaagtttgatagtttagtgtttttatggcggaggggtaaaagcttttcaggagtctggaagtacgggccttgatactcctatagcgcctaccagagggcaacaaggagaacaggttgcaacaagggtgaaatgagtcctttatgatgtttgtggcccgacgcaggcatcgggttttgtaaatgttctctagtgaaggcagctcagtgttgatggttctctgagctgatttgattaccctctgaagagccttcttgtcagcctcagagcagctggCATACCACACCAGAATGCCATGGGTGAGTATGCTTTCCACCGTGCTGCGATAGAAGGACACCAGTAGCTGCTTGGACAGGTTGGCCTTTCTTAGTGTCCTTAAAAAGTAGAGCCGCTTCTGTGCTTTTTTCACTAGagaggtggtgttggtggtccatGTGAGGTCCTGGGAGATGTGTGTGCCTAGGAATTTGAAATTAGACACTCTCTCTACTGTGTTTAGTAATTAAGTGaaacatcatttaaaaacaataataaaccacAAATTCTCAAATTCATTCCTATTGGCTGCAACAGTGCACTGCATTGGGTATATCAGtaatcatatatatatagtaatgTGGAATTATTCTGACTAGGAAGGGTTTTAGCTACATAAGTAAAGTTGGTCTAGGTCAGTTCTATACTGAAGCAAAGTCATAAGCAGAAGGCCACAGGCTAGCACACACCTCCTCCAACAAGTGTGAAGCCGCCCATTGCTTTTTTTTCACCAGCCACTGGCAGTTTCCTACACTCGGAGAGGAACTGGTTGCCCTTTATGTGAACAGTAGGATTTTTACTAAGctattaaaacaatataaaggGACAATGATTTTGGCCTGATGTGCTTTAAAGTAGCTGATCAAACTTTTCTTTCTGACGTTGCCATTTCTGTCTTATTCAGGAAAAGTTCACACCAGTTAAGTACTTCTCCATAGACCGTGTGTTTCGCAACGAGACACTGGATGCCACTCACCTGGCAGAATTCCATCAGATCGAGGGAGTTGTGGCTGATTATGGCCTGACACTTGGTGACTTGATGGGGGTTCTGCATCAGTTCTTTACCAAACTGGGTAAAAGCTCCTCTCTTCAGTATTATTTCTTCAGTAACTTTCACCTTTAAAACAAAAAGTTCCTTCAGTATGTTTAATCATGTGTGGTGCTGTGTTTCTTGTCATTGTTAGGAATCACGAAATTGCGTTTTAAGCCTGCCTACAACCCTTATACTGAACCCAGCATGGAGGTGTTTAGCTATCATGAAGGTAAGCCAGACATGTTAATTcaggtgtgtgttttgtattgacagtgatgcatgtgtgtgtttacctaagatttttcttttgtttcctTTATCAGGGCTAAAGAAGTGGGTGGAGGTTGGGAACTCGGGGGTCTTCAGGCCTGAGATGCTTCTGCCTATGGGTTTGCCAGAAGATGTGTCAGTCATTGCCTGGGGTCTGTCTCTAGAGCGGTGAGTACAAACCAGAGAGATGGGATTTGGTTAGTTAAGTGCATAAgtatgggggtggggggtgggtgctgcggttgatgaaaatgatgaaaaatgtaaatgagtgtaaAAGAATTTAAATTTGCCTACTAGTCACAGTGATGCAACCTTTGGAGTTTTAACCATGCAACTGCATATTTTGCACATCATAATAttactgattgattgatttattactttgttgatccCCAAAAGACAATTGCAAAATTACAATTAGCAAATGTGTTTAAAGTGAAGCTTACATACTGCTCTGTATTTACCACAGGCCCACCATGATCAAGTACGGCATCAACAACATCCGAGAGTTAGTGGGGCACAAAGTGAACCTTCAGATGGTGTATGACAGCCCTGTGTGTCGCTTGGACTCTTAATTTGTACTCAAGAGCACTTGCAGAAGAGACATTTTACCCCAACTGGAGCATCACATAGTTACATCCTGATGGATTTATGAAAGCATTCTGGATTCCCAGTGAAATCTTAACAAGTGAAATGCACTGCttgatatatacacacagatctAATATGTTAATATTGTTGGACAGACCCCCATGATGGAGAGAAGATCAAATTATTGTAACATTCACACTATTTCATAAATCCAGTTCTCCAAATGTATGTACATGTACACCGAGCTAGCATAAATACTCATTTATTAGCATTCTCACGCAATCTCATCCGCTGTTTTATCTGTCTGTTATCCTGTGTCTGTTGCCCTGTCTCATGAAATGAAATTCATCATGACAATTATTAAGGAAATTCTTTAGTAGTAACTTTTAACACTCACACCTTCATTTTCGTAAACATGATTGACTGTAAAGGACCATGGCTTCTCGTGCTGACTGGTTGAGAATTTCCTGTTATTTAAGTAACTTTATTAAGAAAAAATGCAGTAATTGTTGGGACTGTGTTTCATTTCTGTGTATAAATTCAGAATGTTGTTTTGCTGGTAATAAATACTGCACTACACAGGCTGtagaaattttatttaatacccTAAATAAGAGGCCATGTGTAAATCCCCCTGCCCAAAACAAAGCCAATCATCAACCAATAGTGGGcttccactgtgccacccgaacgCCTGTATTTATACTTTAAAAGAAAGTCACAGTAAAAGATTTTCATCATTGTCTAGTTGCTTTTTGAAGTTACTTAAGTAAATGTTccagtatatgtagtgtttTACCATCCACCTCTGCGTGCATTGCATTAGGAAAGATTAGAAAGCTCTGTACAGATCTCGGAAAGTCATTTTTTAAGAATTATCTGTACAAACAACTCTGTGTACATCCATATTGCATATCAGGAAAAGTAAACAAATGCCTGAATTTATTatacaataatttatttaaataaatgtgattaTTTCCACAGTCCAGGGCAGCCAGAGACCAACAGTTTCCCCAGTTTTGAACCTATGTTTTGAACTCCTGTGTGTGTTGATCTGAATGGTCATTCTTAGTGCTGAACTGGTTTGCTTCAGCCTCTTAAAGGTTATTTGTGTAATTAAAGAGCTTAAATGTGCTGCTCTTAATCTGTCTGACACTCAGATGAAGGAAGACTTTGTGTGAGTttacatgtttgtttttgaggGACGTGTTCATGGTGTGTGCCATGTTCATCAGTGAGATGATCTACACTAAATCTAAATCCTTTATGCAGAGATTATTAACTTTTTCAAGGGCTTAAAAGGTTAATGACTTCCATCAGAACCCTTCTTTTCATCTCATAGGCCATTTTCCAGTGCAATGCAGTAAACAagtgcatttatttacaaaatataaatacatttaaaattaggAGAGTTACCAGTATTGGTCATCTATCTTCTGTAATTATTAAAAtctaatcagggttgcagtggataCAGGCACAGGGATGTGCCACCAATCCATTGTAGGGCATAACACACTCACTTATCTACACATTCACATGTTGACGAAGCTGAGGTTTACAATGCAAGGGATTTGGGGACtggacattaattaataataaaaaacattgcaCATACTCCATTTCTTGGTTATCACAATGACTGCTTTATCCATAGTTTGCGGTTCAGTTTCTGTTAGAGATTACTCCTGGTCAAACATGTTTTATACATCTTGTGGCAACGAGCTGGTAAAGCCAGGACTGTTCGGCAGTGCGGGACTGTGAGCAGCGCTGTCAGAAGAATGGATATGCGAGTGTCCTGCGTGAGGGAAGAAGGAAGGGATGTAGGGCATAGCAGCCAGCAGTAGAGGACTCAGCTGGGGGCTGTCGTCCAGAGGGATCACCACGTCATCCTGGTCCCACACATGGAAGGCATTGAAGTGGGAGAGGGACAGTGCAGCAGGGTTGATGCTGATGCTCCTTATCTCACTGTCTTTCTCCAGGTCATCTTTATTAGGGCCAAGAACACAGTCTAGAGGAAAAGCATGTTGAATTAAATACCCAGCGCTCACACAAAGTAAAAACACCTTACAGAGAatgtaaaagttaaagtaacCCGTAAGAAATGAGCTTAGAAAACATTGAAGCATCACGTATAACTACAAACTCAATTTCAGGAAATGCAATTATCATGAAAATCTGAGTTTTGttaattctatttaaaaaaaaaagatttccaaCGCTTTCACTGaccaatgtattttttaaatacaaatacatttgaattGTCTCCAATGCTCTCAAAAAAGTTGTACTACATTGTGTTACA is a window of Trichomycterus rosablanca isolate fTriRos1 chromosome 22, fTriRos1.hap1, whole genome shotgun sequence DNA encoding:
- the farsa gene encoding phenylalanine--tRNA ligase alpha subunit translates to MSDTGVLEAVLRLVEKADDGIDSLDVAGSLGVDHQVVVGAVKSLQSLGEVINAEQRSSKHWELTGEGREIAEKGSHEAQVFNAIPEDGLPQSQLMKLPTGKVGFSKAMSNKWIRVDKGHEGGPRVFRAVESIEDTVRVKLQQVQKGQTSQLEEKEKNELKKRKLLTEVTIKSYWITKGSNFSTTITKQETELTPEMIASGSWKEKKFKPYNFEAMGVAPECGHLHPLMKVRTQFRQIFLEMGFTEMPTNNFIESSFWNFDSLFQPQQHPARDQHDTFFLSDPAVSHNFPQDYLDRVKKVHSEGGYGSQGYKYDWKIEEAQKNILRTHTTAVSARMLYKLARQEKFTPVKYFSIDRVFRNETLDATHLAEFHQIEGVVADYGLTLGDLMGVLHQFFTKLGITKLRFKPAYNPYTEPSMEVFSYHEGLKKWVEVGNSGVFRPEMLLPMGLPEDVSVIAWGLSLERPTMIKYGINNIRELVGHKVNLQMVYDSPVCRLDS